A part of Leishmania panamensis strain MHOM/PA/94/PSC-1 chromosome 34 sequence genomic DNA contains:
- a CDS encoding actin-like protein, putative (TriTrypDB/GeneDB-style sysID: LpmP.34.0720): protein MQSQQRHYTASSTLCPTLSGADVTSTPVFILDLGSRTIKSGLHTATTPHLTPALAGTPKYPRCLPETSPSSDLSSSISTSRFVVGRDAAARRSLLRLSRPIQHGGVIKDWADARALLLQSIQNALTPPPLSPVARQSLVKEGEEVIYSLVESPFASRQQRARWAELLFESPGQESVVSDGGKQQRVNPRAAGVFCGVGPLLALYATGQTTGLVIDVGDGAVSTAAAVDGYVLPQCLQREADSATGAVVTSYLTRLLYQSGVLGPAAVAPSLFGTTTSNFSNGAGAGTQQERELVYAIKEACCNVSATPLFSTKSSPATAGASAAATPSLDELNSALIAAAQRTQDSRFGGNGAAHAGAPSSRPFTLPDGRVVEVSAADAAQASEVLFYPVLMGSEGRGVVDVALDAVAAAPVELQSQLLGNLVVTGGATCSTGFGCRFFKEMQQRVRGSAVLSTGGTSNQRLCVSAPEQRAYAAWMGASYVAQLSSFASSMVVTRAVYEEEGESALARKLLT, encoded by the coding sequence ATGCAGTCGCAACAGCGCCACTACACCGCGTCCTCCACACTCTGCCCGACACTTAGCGGTGCAGATGTCACCTCAACGCCGGTGTTCATTCTCGATCTGGGTAGCCGTACCATCAAGTCGGGTCTGCACACCGCTACAACCCCGCACCTCACACCCGCTCTTGCTGGCACCCCAAAGTACCCACGCTGTCTACCAGAGACGTCACCTTCCTCCGATCTAAGTagcagcatcagcaccaGCCGTTTCGTAGTAGGacgtgacgctgccgctcgacGCAGCCTTCTGCGGCTCAGTCGGCCCATTCAGCACGGAGGGGTCATCAAGGACTGGGCGGACGCACGAGCTCTGTTGCTGCAAAGTATTCAGAATGCCCTGACCCCTCCGCCCTTGTCACCAGTGGCGCGGCAGTCTTTGGTGaaagagggcgaagaggtgATCTACTCACTCGTCGAGAGCCCCTTTGCGtctcgacagcagcgagccaGGTGGGCAGAACTCCTCTTTGAAAGCCCTGGCCAGGAATCCGTTGTGAGCGATGGcggcaagcagcagcgcgtgaaTCCTCGTGCGGCCGGTGTGTTCTGCGGCGTGGGTCCGCTACTAGCCTTGTATGCCACCGGGCAAACAACCGGTCTCGTCATCGACGTCGGCGACGGTGCTGTtagcaccgccgcggcagtcGACGGCTATGTTCTGCCTCAGTGTCTCCAGCGAGAGGCAGACAGCGCAACAGGGGCGGTCGTTACGTCGTACTTGACGCGCTTGTTGTACCAAAGCGGCGTCCTCGgcccagctgctgtggcaccGTCGCTCTTTGGCACCACAACAAGCAACTTCAGTaacggtgctggcgccggcACCCAGCAGGAGCGCGAGCTGGTTTACGCAATCAAGGAGGCGTGCTGCAATGTATCTGCCACGCCGCTCTTTTCGACCAAGTCGTCCCCTGCCACGGcaggcgccagcgctgctgccacaccgTCTCTCGACGAGCTTAACTCTGCCCTgattgccgctgctcagcgcACACAGGACAGCAGGTTTGGTGGCAATGGTGCAGCCCACGCCGGTGCCCCGTCCTCGCGCCCCTTCACTCTCCCAGACGGCCGAGTTGTGGAGGTTagcgctgcggatgccgcaCAAGCATCTGAGGTGCTCTTCTATCCAGTTCTTATGGGGAGTGAGGGCCGCGGCGTGGTTGACGTGGCGCTGGACGCTGTGGCCGCCGCCCCGGTGGAATTGCAGTCGCAGCTGCTTGGAAACCTTGTCGTGACGGGTGGTGCGACGTGCAGCACAGGTTTTGGATGCCGTTTCTTTaaggagatgcagcagcgtgttCGCGGAAGTGCTGTATTGTCCACCGGCGGCACCTCGAATcagcgcctctgtgtgtccGCCCCAGAGCAACGCGCCTACGCAGCGTGGATGGGGGCCAGTTACGTGGCACAGCTATCGTCGTTTGCAAGCAGCATGGTCGTGACGCGCGCGGTCTATGaagaagagggtgagagcgCCCTAGCAAGGAAACTGCTGACATAG